cccggttgcacaaatgtCTGTTAACTTCTAATACCAAATAAATGTcatgagaactaatcagagaagccttcctCTCAGAAAaactttctctgattggttcttgtggaattattCATGATTAGAATTTagcaggcttttgtgcaactgggcctaaaGTTTTCAAATAACTAGTTCTACGTGGAACATGATGATGAGCCGTGAATAGTGATGCATTTATTCACGATTGTATTAAGCTGGATTTTCAGATATATTAGTATTAGAGAGAATATTCTCCCAATGAGTTTGGGGCTATCAGCCCATTCATACTCCCTCCGCCAGGCTGAGTGCTGGCAATAGTTTCTTCAAAACTCATCATATAGGTCTTCTCATCAtgggaaaaatattttcacCAAATCGGACACAGACTCTGATACTATGTGGAATCCAGCTTGAAAGGAACTTCTTCCTGTGATGCAGACCTTGCTTCTTCTCTttagttaattattattcattgatattcCGGTagagtgaaaaatataaaatacaaactcTTAGTTCATAATCCAATTATTCAATGTAAATGTTTTTCAGGTATTTAAAGCTCGTTCCGGAGGGTTTAATGGCATAATAGGTGCAATTGACGGATGCcatatacaaattaaaaaaccTGCGGGCAACGACCACGACTACTATAACAGGAAACAGGTACATTCTGTAATACTGCAGGGAATTTGCAATGAAAATTgcaaattcatcaatatttcgACCGGCTACCCAGGTAGAATGCATGATGCCAGGGTGTTCGGGCTTAGTCCGATTGGACAAGAGCTACAGGACAATAATCAGAGAATGATAGCTCCTGAACACCACCTAATAGGTGATGCAGCCTACAGACTCACCCCTTATCTTCTCACACCTTACCGCGATACTGGTCACTTGACCGAAAGGCAATCAAACTACAATAAGAAATTGTCCTCGGTCAGATCAGTGATTGAAAGAAGTTTTGGGAGATTAAAAGGTAAGTTTCGTAGGTTGAAATTGTTGGAGCTAACCAACCTGCAGTTTGTTTCACAAACAATAATGGCATCTTGTGTTCTCCATAACTTGATCATAGAGAATGAAGGATTAAGTGATGAGGAAGAACACTCTGATGATGAAGACAATCTCCCGCAACAGTATGAGGTTGAACGTCATGTCAATGAACGGGGTAATAACAAAAGAAATCAAATAGCGGCAACATTGCCCTTATAGGTTAGTAAACATGATTGTAACGGGTGTTTCACCACGGACACAGCACAAAGTTTAAGAAGCTAGTAGTAATATATAGGTGATCTAATTGAGGCATTTTATAATAAGACTTTATTTAGTTATTCTtagatattttattaaaattgatataagtactgtataattattttgaattgtgcaataaataattactgtatatacaattagaactataattgataaaatataaccatattatattgatttaatGATTGTGCTAAGTGTAAGAAATTTAGTGTAATAAATGTGTTTATTTTATAAGAATTCCATTTGCAGTGCAATaaattttgtcattcaatttcGAGTTGTGCCCCTCATAGGAAACCCGTTATAATTCACTACCACTCAAAAACATTATtgctttccattattatattgtataaatagtatataatttaaatatttcattattcagtAAGTCTATGCATTTTTATGATTGGTTTATTGAAATTGGTATAGTATCATTAACATGTATTTGCCAATAATAATCACTTTGCATAAAATTAGGAAAAATAGAAccatattatattgattttaggAAACTTTCAATCTTTTGAATGTGCTAAGAGTAAGAAATTTAGTGTAATAAATGTGTTCATTCCATAACAATTCCATTTGTGTTCAATAAATTTTGTCATTCAACTACTTTggacaataataattactgaacatgaaattaaagataataaaacaagatatattcagtattttattaatttagtttattttcatttttgtggaaACCTAACCTACTCTTACTTTAACTAATTTTTTCCAAAGCTTTTTtcattatatcatttttttcaatgttgatatttacatttaattttaataactcaagcttttgtttttcaattatatttgaatcTTTGATGGCCTGTTCAATCCCCTGTAGGGCTTTCACCCTCTTTCTCTCCAGCTCTAAACTCTCCCTCCTTTGCTCCTCCAACTTCTGCCATCTCCTACTAGGCTTTACTCTCATCCTTTTTCGGGGAGATGGATCATCTTCTGGAAGATTTCTCTTGGTTGGCGTATTTGGGAGAGAGAAAGCTGTCGAGGTTGATGGGAAAGGATAGGCAGGGGATGCTGATGGTGGTGGAGGGGTGAAGGTTGTTGAGGGAAAAGGATGGGCTGGAGATGATGATTGAGGTTGAGGGGTGGAGGATGTTGAGGGAAAAGGATGGGCTGGAGATGATGGTGGTGGGGGAGGGGTGGAGGATGTTGAGGGAAGTGGATGGGCTGGAGATGATGATGGGGGTGGACGGGCAAAGGAAGTTGAGGGAAGTGGATTGGCTGGAGATGATGATGGGGGTGGACGGGCAAAGGAAGTTGAGGGAAGTGGATTGGCTGGAGATGATGATGGGGGTGGACGGGCAAAGGAAGTTGAGGGAAGTGGATTGGCTGGAGATGATGATGGGGGTGGACGGGCAAGGAAGTTGAGGGAAGTGGATTGGCTGGAGATGATGATGGGGGTGGACGGGCAAAGGAAGTTGAGGGAAGTGGATGGGCAGGGGATGTTGATGTGGAAGGAGGGGCAAAGGAGCTGCTCATAATAAATGCTTTATGCAAGTTGACCGTAGAATCATCTTGCAAAATATCTGCCATCGAATCATAAAATTCCCAAGGCTTGATGGACCCCTTACCAGTGCTTTTTCTAgtatcattgtttttttttatacgATTAAATGTTCGTTTCATACTTCTAAATTTATCATCTAGGATCTTTTCAGTGATCCCAGAGTACCCATGGGCTTCAAAAACATCAATGATTTCTCTCCATagtattacatttttaatttttgagttTCTGAATTTGTTCGTCCTCGTGTGGTACTCTTCCAAAAGTAGTTTGGTCGCTTCAGTCGTCCACACATGACTGTCTGTGGTGGCTTCTGTAATATAAAGAGAGTGGCATATAATGAACAATCATATTAAAACATCATTAAGTAGTGAACATAATTGACTTTCATAAGGTAGGCCTACTAagcattatattatcattactaGTAGTACAGTCTGTATACAGTGGTACTTGCAAAATATAATATagttatgaattttcaatatgaCATTAATCATTCTCAAACAGGCTGCATCTGTACCACTTTTTCGAAGTTGTTCAAGAAGGAAACTTCAAGCTTGGctactagtccagtcaaggaaaggttatagaggaaaaagttgggaagacaatttttgaccacATCACACACATGAgtgtttttttcactttaaagttttacaaaatttaatagaagAAAATTGGTGACAAACATGtttctttttttaaatgtcacaccttcaatagCAGATATCTCGAAactagaggatatataaaaaaattgtacaatgaatattgtaggaaattacgtaagcttcaattttttataagacagtcaagtccttaggaaaCATAGTTTCTGAGTTTTATGTGAGAATCCAAAAATGGCACtctaaaccacccccacccccttagcacagggggacttttaatatgtttacctcctcactacactcaacagaactgtggggttaaaaattgtcttccaaacatttccctctataccctttttgagcattcattgcctggactatactATAAATCTCACAGAAACTTAAATCACACTGGAAGAGTAGCACGAATAATGTTATAATTATGAACGTATATGATAGAAGAAACgggtctatagtgagatccacgttatattggcagtggagaaatatagaagaacaacattaccgattctctgcctagtcagaatgcaattttcaaaatgCAATGGGCATAAAGCTGCATATTAAactaaactgttcattcttgtttaaaaaaatcaattgattgtactcatcaagaaattatatttctcaatgattaaataatacatttgcataattagattgaaaaatttgttaattgattatattcctacattgaTAAAAAAAGATTAGGCAAAGGATAGAAAcacagcaacaccaatgttaatcaaatgctgtCATCTTATAACGTGTACCTTACTATAGCACAAAATATTTCACCCATAAAACTAATTAAACTAAGCTGACGTGTGGCGCGAATCTGTACCAActtctattattattagcctCAGGTCACACAGTCATTGTAACCTCATGCCAGCCATTGTaatgtgaacattataatatgatcaCATGATATTAATTTGTGTTTGATATTAATCAGCAGACTTGCGTCACGTTGTGTTGCGTCTCAATATGCAGCTAGCTTAATTATTATGTGatataatttgtattataagAGTATTGTATAAAAGCGCCTTACCTGTTGCTACACCAGCCATCTCGATGTGGCCATCGTTTTTTTTCAGATAGGACTGGAAGAAGTCCGGGCTGCCtgtaaaacaaaaatcataaagtttAATTAAGCTGTAAATTTAAATTAGAATTAATCTTAATAAAATGCAGAGGACCTGtgtagcaaataaaattattcttgacACAGCTCTTATAGAAAGCaagagataatttttattatctttatgaTGCCTAGCTGAGGCCTATTCCTTAAAGAATAACAAACTTTCTAATGAACTGAAAATGAGTTTAGTTTATTAGGTTGAATATACTGTCCAGCCGATTAAGTAttctgaaatttgaaaattaaattctatttattttgtgaTTAAATCAAGAGGCcctaaacaaaatataaataggTATTGAGGTTAAACGGCAATAGAAAtctaagaagaaaaagaagtacgtagcctaaatcaaaagtaaatttttcaatgctattcaaatacaatttgtGTGAATAGATCAATAACTTTCATGACTACACAGAATAATATTAACAGAATATTAACAATTTCTTGGTCAACAAATAAGCCTAATAGTTTTGGATAGATCACGTCATGAgcacaaatatattttaatagaatagccatacaaaactaataatattgtcaataatgtaaataataaaCTCACCAGCCAATAATGTATGAATCTCCTCCTTTtcgattattttataaaatatgccATCAAAAACATACTGCTGTTCATAGTAATCCTCCATATTTGCAAATGCAAAAGTTGTGTTGTTTTCTTGACTGCAGACCAGAGCAGACGACGCGAAACTTTCAACCAATAGGAGCGCTCCGATTCCGGGTGACTCGAGCTACAACTTCGTAGCCCGTACTATTTGGTCGGGTCACGATTCCTGACCCGGGCTAGAAAAATCAAAGATGGCGACCGGGTGatgaactgtcaaaagctcccaTGAAACGCGTGTCACCTAGCTCGAGTCACTCGAGTCATTGGAGCAGTGTATCCCTGAAGACGCTCAACAACAatctgaaatttgaatttttcaaatcaagcAAACTatggaatgaatttgaattataaatgtcaacttttcacaagcaagggaataactttgggccagatttcagagaagcgtatcatttatttatttttatttattcaacaaatataaactgtcatgaaatgattgggaatgaaaaaaccATTGATATGTATAGTTAGATGACTAAGCTATACCTTCAAGCGTTTGGAAGcatgatgcctccttcatttctcgtcgccattgaatatcgggcaagaagtcaggcgcccagacagacttatatgggcaaataataaattaactgttatcacaatatttggtgaaactgtttccattcgttttgcaactcaagtataggtacctaacactatactctatactcctatatttaatacaagataaaaataactacatattataagaacgggaaaaataaaaataagcaataatgaagaatttatagacaattttagcaaataatattttttataatacaaatctagcatacaatattttcatacggtagttcacaaaatattacaatataagacaaattaatggaatggaatatggatacctatattggatctatggaaataaaatatttattataatattaccgaaacttatattttattaggtaCTTGGCAaagaatgataatgaatcaacctaagcacaatattccttgaaacgaTCATTTGGCACTAGGCTTAGCCTGCTTGAAACATGaccaatgaaaatataaaaatacttatgtatgaaaagaaatatttttatctggcgCATGCAGATTCGTTCATCCATAAGCACTGCATGAAactaccatactttgaatatttttcattgcttcaataaaaaaatattatcatttgaaaaaggctctttttctacacagcAAATACAAATAcctgacttcttgcccgaaatttctggtagctacactagcgcagtggcatcatagcggacttcgctcttcttaacttattctctatatcaatggaaaaaacaggctcatagttcttattcttattcttattattccAATACCGAATTTTGTTCGTACACAGTCCAGAGGAGGGCtgtgtttaattgaaactattaaacacagtcttatgtttattttgataggatatactattgtttttttggattttatgatttattgttaatgttaaaggaaagatttatgatttattgtttaattaaataaattttataatctaggCATACTTACATCAGGCTATGAATGTAGAATATTATGTACCGGTAGGTGTGCATTgatgtaatttcaaatcatataagagtgggagtttcagaaatgaagcaaataatgaagaaacattctattatatattagctagaaattttgaatttagaatgattaaaaaactaaattatagtcaaattttgcacttaatatcaccgcactttgaataaattaaattattttagagaattttgaagccaaaaatatacacacaactttcaactatacacagctgttacaaacgttcaatttacaatattataataattatttagcatattttactgtttgcttatcatatggtataattataatacaattaatataaatgttcCCATAGATCTTTGCATCATTTATGAAACTCcacacttacatgatttgaaatgttaacagaatacctagtatattgctatcattacatattCAATAATCCTGTGTTAAGGGGTACGACAAGGATGCGCGCTATCCCCATACTTGTTCAATGTGTATATTCAAAAGGCAATCgacagagtgagagaaaaagttTGTACAGGAGTGAAAATTCATGGGGAAACGGTAGATATGCTTCGTTTTGCGGATGATATAGCAGTAATGGCAGAAAGTGAAGAGGAACTACAGAAAACACTGAATGAAATGGACAGAATAATGGAGGAAGagtttagattgaaaataaacatcCGAAAGACCAAAGTGCTAATATGTTGCAGGACAGAGAGGAGAACAGTCAGCAGTAAAGAAGGAATGAGGTAGTAAATGAAGTGAAGGAGTTCAATTACCTGGGTAGCAAAATCACAAGTGATGGAAGAAGCTGCAAGGACATTGCCAGCAGAATTGCCCAGGCTAAGATTGCCTTCAATAAGagaaaaaaatctattcacCTCAAAAAAACATAAGTCTCGACGTAAGAAAAAAACATGTTGAAAACGTAGGTATGGAGTACTGCAACATATGGAAGTGAGGCGTGGACAATGGGGGTGAGAGAGGAAGACGTTGGCTGCATTCGAGGCATGGTGCTACagaagaatgatgaagatcAGTGGGAGAGATATGATTAAAATGAGCAAGTTTTTGAAGAGTGGGAGAGAACCGGAACTTCTTGAGTGGATCAAGCAAAGAAGAGCACAGCTGATTGGCCACATCATCAGACGTGACACTCTACTGACAAGGATAATGGAGGGAATGGTTGAGGGAAGGAATATGAGGAAGACCTAGGCTGGAGTATATGAAACAATTGCTACGGATATGAGATGTGGATCATACTACGAGCTGAAGCGGAAAGCGGACGACAGAAAAGCATGGAGAgctgctgccaaccagccctacggctgttaacccaagagagagagaatcctgtgttattgaatcatcatgagtccacataattaattttatttacctacttttattgtaaaaaatatgagattgttatcagctgaattgtaattgatttttgaaacctttcaatttcaaattgttcattttactctAGTAATTATGTAggtagcatattttactgtttgcttatcatagtcatataatatattcttggacagaacttagaactttaaatttcctcagtaagaatataacctatttttttttGGACAATtcttatttatcaaaatttgggaacagaatagttttgagcTATGGCTGTTGTTCTATCCCAACCAtgaatatgatttgtaattatatcaacgaataaataattatttatttgaaatggaaaggttcaaaaattaatcacaatcagctgatagcaatatcaatttttgaaataaaagtaAGGTAcggtacctaaaataaattatgtcatctcatgatgataacacagattattaatcatttgtatttattcttttttactttccttgccctattaccataggtaaagaaagtattgctttcgaaaaaaaattaaggtaccccaattctaaattctatacgtttcaaggtcccctgagtccaaaaactgattttagggtattgtctgtatggtgtggtgtgtgtgtgtgtgtgtgtgtgtgtgtgtgtgtgtggtgtgtgtggtgtgtgtgtgtgtgtgtatgagtgtatgtgcgtctgtatacacaatctcatctccaaataacggaatgacttgaaatttggaacttgaggtcattacaatataaggatccgacacgaacaatttcgatcaaattcaattaagatggcggctaaaatggcaaaaatgttgtcaacaACAGGGTTTTCCGCaaatttctcgaaaacggctccaacgattttgatcaaatttatacctagaatagtcattgataagctctatcaactgccacaagtcactatctgtaaaaatttcaggagctacgccccatctatgcaaagtttgattttagatcccCAACTAtcgggcttcagatacaattcaaacgaaaaattcaagtggaaaagattgagcatagaaatctacaaataatgttcagttacattttcacctaaaattgaaaataagctcgaaattcgagaaaatgtgattatttcaattgacagaatccaaggtcagggcagtggactgtgaatgatagttggtataaatacctacaaataaatctttgaatctgtgcataaaaatactgatagcttgaagtgtggtaagtacgccaataaaagactaaatgagtcaacaagataagatttaataataataaaataataataggcagatggccacatacaaaaacaatggtAAGTAGATTGAGTCGAGAAATCTTGGGATAATTACCATGTGAtaaaaaacgttagagaaatacaaaatttaaatgagattagatcaatgacattaatgaccattgaagcctgacaataatcaaaaaggtaatattaatgatacctgaattgcgaatataaattgagtgctataatgaaaagttactgctgcaaaattcaatcttaatgatttacaagaggaataataataaatgacaatgatttacaaaaggaataataataaatgacaataagctgtagatagtgctcaacaaatagaatacattaaaatataggcggcataggccttcagtaaattaaatgtcaagttagacatcaattgagcaattaataggcgtcagtggcctcagtgaattgaatgtcaagatagacatcaatagtacaaaaggaataataacaaataaaaatgagctgtagatagtgctcaacaaatagaatacattaaaatataggcggcataggccttcagtaaattaaatgtcaagttagacatcaattgagcAATTAATAggcatcagtggcctcagtgaattgaatgtcaagatagacatcaatagtacaaaaggaataataacaaatgacaatgagctgtagatagtgctcaacaaagagaatacattaaaatataggcggcataggcttCAGTAAATTAATGTCAAGtcagttagacatcaattgagcaattaataggcgtcagtggcctcagtgaattgaatgtcaagatagacatcaatagtacaaaaggaataaaaacaaagacaatgagctgtagatagagctcaacaaatagaatacattaaaatataggcggcataggccttcagtaaattaaatgtcaagttagacatcaattgagcAATTAATAggcatcagtggcctcagtgaattgaatgtcaagatagacatcaatagatcaattaataggcgtcggtggcctcagtgaattgaatgtcaagatagacatctgacagaatccaagggcagggcagtggactgtgaatgatagttggtataaatacctacaaataaatctttgattctgtgcataaaaatactgatagcttgaagtgtggtaagcacgccaataaaagactaaatgaatcaacaatataagatttaataatagtAAGATAATAATatgcagatggccacatacaaaaaaacattgagtcaaatatcttgagatcaataaaataataataggcagatggccacatacaaaagcaattgtaagtaggttaagttaaatatcttgggaaaattacaacatgtgaaataatgtagagaaatacaaatttaaatgaaattaggtcatgacattaatgaccattgaagcctgacaataattgaaaagtagtattaatgatacctgaaatgaatataaattgagtgcaatAATGAAGGTTCTTGCTGTaaagtacaatattattattaaaaaatgacaataagttaataggcgtcggtggccttagtgaatcacttgtaaagccaagggtactgtcaaatccaatgaaatagtaggcgtcggtggccttagtgaaccATGTCAAgaaagacatcaatagaacgataagtaggcgtcagtggcctcagaaaatcacttgtaaagccaagggtagctgtcaaatccaataaattaattttgctactattgaatacaattatataggcgtcagtggcctcagaaaatcacttgtaaagccaagggtagctgttaaatacaatgaattaataggcgtcggtggccttagtgaattgcatgtcaagatagacattaatcaaataataagtaggcgtcagtagcctcagtgaattgaatgtcaagatagacattaatcaaataataagtaggcatcagtggcctcagtgaattgaatgtcaagatagacattaatcaaataataaataggcgtcagtggcctcagaattgaatgtcaagatagacattaataaatcaataagtatatacgtaaatgaaaatcgaatagaacgatttacataacctgaataaaattttgaagaggagatgcggctaggcagacaggcaatgactccgcaataccaacaggaacaggacatcagcaagcgatgatgtgatctggccatgtgatgacaagcatggaaacgtccactacagcaggcgaatcccccaatggaaatGTAGGCTGGagcaagtagaattccaaacgaataatccgatcttcaagttgtggagtttttggattgatttccaaacggtagagatgatgcacttgaaagtttgagttttaC
The sequence above is drawn from the Nilaparvata lugens isolate BPH chromosome 2, ASM1435652v1, whole genome shotgun sequence genome and encodes:
- the LOC120349966 gene encoding putative nuclease HARBI1, yielding MQVLFEVIGRRINQPANIKIPLEKKVLFTVWMLSKPETFLAAGDRYNFSQSTAHRTFYEIVDVIAAAVDDHIKWSTPLQQQKSSEVFKARSGGFNGIIGAIDGCHIQIKKPAGNDHDYYNRKQVHSVILQGICNENCKFINISTGYPGRMHDARVFGLSPIGQELQDNNQRMIAPEHHLIGDAAYRLTPYLLTPYRDTGHLTERQSNYNKKLSSVRSVIERSFGRLKGKFRRLKLLELTNLQFVSQTIMASCVLHNLIIENEGLSDEEEHSDDEDNLPQQYEVERHVNERGNNKRNQIAATLPL
- the LOC120349965 gene encoding uncharacterized protein LOC120349965 is translated as MEDYYEQQYVFDGIFYKIIEKEEIHTLLAGSPDFFQSYLKKNDGHIEMAGVATEATTDSHVWTTEATKLLLEEYHTRTNKFRNSKIKNVILWREIIDVFEAHGYSGITEKILDDKFRSMKRTFNRIKKNNDTRKSTGKGSIKPWEFYDSMADILQDDSTVNLHKAFIMSSSFAPPSTSTSPAHPLPSTSFARPPPSSSPANPLPSTSLPVHPHHHLQPIHFPQLPLPVHPHHHLQPIHFPQLPLPVHPHHHLQPIHFPQLPLPVHPHHHLQPIHFPQHPPPLPHHHHLQPILFPQHPPPLNLNHHLQPILFPQQPSPLHHHQHPLPILSHQPRQLSLSQIRQPREIFQKMIHLPEKG